Proteins encoded by one window of Winogradskyella sp. PG-2:
- a CDS encoding glycosyltransferase family 2 protein, with amino-acid sequence MKVSIITATYNSEETIKDCMNSVLNQTHDDIEYIIMDGGSEDNTVAIIEKAAKTNPSIFFKSEPDKGIYDALNKGIAWAQGEVIGFVHSDDFLANNDIIKDIVETFNKENSNGVYGNLHYVAFYNTDKIIRNWVSKPYNKKLLKKGWMPAHPTLFLKKEIYDTYGLFNMSYKIAADYDFILRVFQQKDLKFSYIDKTIIKMRVGGASNGSFKNIVQKTKEDLKAIKENNVGGFGTIILKNITKIKQFIPKN; translated from the coding sequence ATGAAAGTTTCAATTATTACAGCAACTTATAATAGTGAAGAGACCATAAAGGATTGTATGAATTCGGTTCTTAATCAAACCCATGATGATATTGAGTACATTATCATGGACGGTGGATCCGAAGATAATACTGTCGCTATTATAGAAAAAGCAGCAAAAACAAATCCATCTATTTTTTTTAAATCTGAACCAGATAAAGGAATCTACGACGCACTTAATAAAGGAATCGCGTGGGCACAAGGCGAAGTGATTGGATTTGTGCATTCCGATGATTTTCTCGCCAATAATGATATTATAAAAGATATTGTTGAAACGTTTAACAAAGAAAATTCAAACGGTGTTTATGGAAATTTACACTATGTGGCTTTTTATAATACTGATAAAATCATAAGAAATTGGGTAAGTAAGCCCTACAATAAAAAATTGTTAAAGAAGGGCTGGATGCCAGCACATCCCACTTTATTCCTCAAAAAAGAAATATACGATACTTATGGTTTATTTAATATGAGCTATAAAATTGCAGCTGATTACGATTTTATACTCCGTGTTTTTCAGCAAAAGGATTTAAAATTTTCGTATATAGATAAAACTATTATTAAAATGCGTGTTGGTGGCGCTAGTAATGGTAGTTTTAAAAATATTGTCCAAAAAACTAAAGAAGATTTAAAAGCTATAAAGGAAAATAACGTTGGAGGTTTTGGTACAATTATATTAAAAAACATTACTAAGATTAAACAATTTATACCGAAGAACTGA
- a CDS encoding MraY family glycosyltransferase produces the protein MIRELLENFNPQDYVGILVLITVFIAMIVSIASYPAIINVATAKNLMDDSDSRSSHSGKVPNLGGIGMYIGIVIAITIIGALLDTKSLLLILGCITLLFFLGLKDDILILSPRKKFTGQLFTALLLIIFTDTRILGLSGILDITIMPYWISVIFTLFVYLLIINAYNLIDGIDGLAAMLALMASTAFGYLFYKDGDISMVVLAAAVIGVIIPFLFLNFSKQNKMFMGDTGSMILGFIIAVFAVRFIDNSEGVISSTYRKSSPIIALSILFFPLLDTLRIFFIRLVVHKTSPFAADKNHLHHRFLSLGFSHIKTTITVVGLNIVLILLALYCKNMEIHMQLMILLISGTLIYSLYFIYNWIKELQKE, from the coding sequence ATGATAAGAGAATTACTCGAAAACTTTAACCCTCAAGATTATGTAGGGATACTCGTATTAATTACTGTCTTTATAGCAATGATTGTCTCTATAGCCAGCTATCCAGCAATAATCAATGTAGCTACGGCTAAAAATTTAATGGATGACTCTGATTCTAGGAGTAGCCACTCAGGAAAAGTCCCTAATTTAGGCGGTATAGGTATGTACATCGGTATTGTTATTGCAATAACAATAATTGGAGCATTATTAGATACTAAGAGTCTATTACTAATACTTGGATGTATTACATTGCTATTCTTTTTAGGTTTAAAAGACGACATTCTTATACTTTCTCCTCGTAAAAAATTCACAGGTCAGCTTTTTACAGCATTGTTATTAATCATTTTTACTGATACGCGTATCTTAGGCTTATCAGGGATCTTAGATATAACTATAATGCCATATTGGATTTCTGTAATTTTCACTTTATTTGTGTATTTACTAATAATCAACGCATATAATCTTATAGATGGCATTGATGGTTTGGCAGCAATGTTAGCTTTAATGGCTAGTACTGCTTTTGGTTATCTTTTTTATAAAGATGGAGATATTAGCATGGTGGTTTTGGCAGCAGCAGTTATTGGTGTAATTATTCCCTTCTTATTTCTCAATTTCTCTAAGCAAAATAAGATGTTTATGGGTGATACTGGGTCAATGATTTTAGGGTTTATAATAGCCGTCTTTGCTGTACGATTTATTGATAATTCTGAAGGTGTAATTTCTAGTACATATCGTAAATCTTCCCCAATAATAGCATTATCAATATTATTTTTTCCATTGTTAGATACGCTTCGTATTTTTTTTATCAGGTTAGTCGTTCATAAGACTAGTCCATTCGCAGCCGATAAAAATCATTTACATCATCGTTTTTTAAGTTTAGGCTTTTCCCATATTAAGACGACCATAACTGTAGTTGGGTTAAATATTGTTCTTATATTATTGGCTTTGTATTGTAAAAATATGGAAATACATATGCAATTAATGATTTTACTCATTAGTGGAACATTAATTTATTCACTCTATTTTATCTACAATTGGATCAAAGAATTGCAGAAAGAATAA